The following proteins are encoded in a genomic region of Terriglobia bacterium:
- a CDS encoding alpha/beta hydrolase, translated as MPEEEYVQSDILTSKPAAADVRVNYGPGEFQFADVRIPSGKGPHPVVFFIHGGYWRAKYDLTYAGHLCGALKQAGVASWNVEYRRVGNPGGGWPESFEDIRSAYRALLESKQKNTLPPLDVKRVCVAGHSAGGQLALCLAAFEATVTRVLSLAGVLDLHRGYDLHLSNDAVANFLGGSPAEVPDHYREASPAEKAIPHAVQKLIHGTADEDVPYEISQGYAERKKKLGEKVELITLPKIGHFEIVDPGSAVWSKVQDAIVGLTRG; from the coding sequence ATGCCGGAAGAAGAATACGTCCAGAGTGACATCCTCACCAGCAAACCTGCTGCGGCCGATGTGCGCGTGAACTACGGGCCGGGTGAATTCCAATTTGCCGATGTGCGTATTCCCTCCGGCAAAGGACCACACCCCGTGGTGTTCTTTATCCATGGCGGCTACTGGCGCGCCAAGTATGACCTGACTTACGCAGGCCACCTCTGTGGCGCGCTCAAGCAAGCCGGCGTCGCCAGTTGGAATGTTGAATACCGCCGCGTGGGCAATCCCGGCGGAGGCTGGCCTGAAAGCTTTGAAGACATTCGCAGCGCCTATCGCGCCTTGCTGGAATCCAAGCAGAAGAACACCCTGCCGCCCTTGGATGTCAAACGCGTTTGCGTGGCCGGACACTCTGCCGGCGGACAACTGGCGCTGTGCCTGGCGGCATTTGAAGCGACGGTGACCCGCGTGCTCTCCCTGGCCGGCGTGCTCGACCTGCACCGTGGCTACGACTTGCACCTGAGCAATGACGCCGTCGCCAACTTTCTGGGCGGATCGCCAGCCGAAGTCCCCGACCACTATCGCGAAGCTTCGCCTGCGGAAAAGGCCATCCCCCACGCAGTCCAGAAGCTGATCCACGGCACAGCCGACGAGGACGTGCCCTACGAGATCAGCCAGGGCTACGCGGAGCGCAAGAAGAAGCTGGGCGAGAAAGTGGAACTCATCACGCTGCCGAAGATCGGGCACTTTGAGATTGTTGATCCGGGCTCGGCGGTGTGGAGCAAAGTACAGGATGCAATTGTCGGGCTGACACGCGGGTAG
- a CDS encoding vitamin K epoxide reductase family protein produces the protein MRWLIAVLALAGVVDASLALREHYRTDTSPCSINEKWDCGTVNHSPYAVFAGTPVAIIGIAGYVLLGGLAFKRAWRMLLAASLIGLVFSLYLTSIEADKNKLGVWCIYCVTSQGIIALIFLASVAQAVMMFSRGRKQSPESPSPPS, from the coding sequence ATGAGATGGCTGATTGCTGTGCTGGCGTTGGCCGGAGTAGTGGACGCAAGCCTGGCGCTGCGCGAACACTACCGCACGGACACCTCGCCCTGCAGCATCAACGAGAAGTGGGATTGCGGCACGGTGAACCACAGCCCGTACGCGGTGTTCGCCGGGACACCCGTGGCGATCATCGGGATTGCGGGTTACGTCTTGCTGGGCGGCCTGGCATTCAAGAGGGCCTGGCGGATGCTGCTGGCCGCTTCGCTGATCGGCCTGGTGTTTTCGCTCTACCTCACGTCCATTGAAGCCGACAAAAACAAACTTGGCGTATGGTGCATTTACTGCGTCACATCCCAGGGAATCATCGCGCTTATATTTCTGGCATCCGTGGCGCAGGCCGTGATGATGTTTAGCCGGGGCCGCAAACAGTCGCCAGAAAGCCCTTCGCCACCGTCATAG
- a CDS encoding esterase family protein translates to MTKALCALLLLAGTLSGFAAERMQCGSVKSRYMAASVGYCAMLPPNYDAQPARKFPVLYFLHGLGGDQSFLVSSGGWQMIEDLWEQKRLGQFVIITPQADTSFYINSKDGRVKYEDFFIRDFVPQMEKKFRLLGTRSGRAIAGVSMGGYGALRFAFKYPQMFVAASAHMPALLERLPRGSANAGLNNFLGTAFGTPLDEAFWKANSPFVPARTADLKSLKIYFDCGDRDDFGFDAGVRQMDKLLSDRHVAHVAHVYPGQHDWAFVAQHLRESLEFDARALGLAK, encoded by the coding sequence ATGACTAAAGCTCTCTGCGCGTTGCTGCTTCTTGCCGGCACGCTTTCAGGATTCGCCGCCGAGCGCATGCAGTGCGGATCGGTCAAGAGCCGCTACATGGCGGCGTCCGTCGGCTACTGCGCCATGCTTCCGCCGAACTATGACGCGCAGCCTGCCAGGAAGTTTCCCGTCCTGTATTTTCTCCACGGGCTGGGCGGCGACCAGAGCTTCCTGGTCTCCAGTGGCGGCTGGCAGATGATTGAAGACCTGTGGGAGCAGAAGCGCTTGGGCCAGTTTGTGATCATCACGCCGCAGGCCGATACGTCGTTCTACATCAACTCCAAAGACGGCAGGGTCAAGTACGAGGACTTCTTCATCCGCGACTTTGTTCCCCAAATGGAGAAAAAGTTTCGTTTGCTGGGCACGCGGTCCGGGCGCGCGATTGCCGGTGTGTCGATGGGCGGCTACGGCGCGCTGCGCTTCGCCTTCAAGTATCCGCAGATGTTCGTCGCCGCGAGCGCGCACATGCCGGCGTTGTTGGAACGGTTGCCGCGCGGTTCGGCCAACGCCGGTTTGAACAATTTTCTGGGGACCGCCTTCGGCACGCCGCTGGACGAAGCTTTCTGGAAGGCCAACTCGCCTTTCGTTCCAGCGCGGACGGCTGACCTCAAGAGCCTGAAGATTTATTTTGATTGCGGCGATCGCGATGACTTCGGCTTTGATGCCGGCGTGCGGCAGATGGACAAGCTGTTGAGCGATCGTCATGTCGCGCATGTTGCCCACGTTTATCCGGGGCAGCATGACTGGGCGTTCGTGGCCCAGCACCTGCGGGAATCACTGGAATTTGACGCGCGGGCGCTGGGGCTGGCAAAGTAG